The Lycium ferocissimum isolate CSIRO_LF1 chromosome 8, AGI_CSIRO_Lferr_CH_V1, whole genome shotgun sequence DNA segment CAATGCACAATTGATTATGCATacaaaaaaaggaagaggaTTATTGGAGACAAAAAACTAGGATGAAATGGTTTCAAGAAGAAGAGGCTAATACTAGATTCTTTAAATAAATCGTTAATGCAAAAAGAAACAGATTAACTCTCAAGAAGATGAAAAGGGAGGACAACTGGGTTGAAGGGAACGATGCTATAGCCAATGAAGCTGttaacttttttgaaaatcagTTTACTAATCCAAAGCTGCAGAGGGACTTTTCTATTCTAAATTGCCTTCGAAAAGTTATCACTGAGGAGGACAATATTATGTTAAATGAGAATCTTCGATCGATGAAGTTAAAGAAGTTGTTTTCTCCATCAGTGCTGATAGTGGTCCAGGTCCTGATGGACTTTCTGGAAGGTTTTATCATCATTGTTGGGACACCATCTCCACTGATCTATATGCCATGGTCTGTGAATTTTTCGCTGGTTCTCAACTTCCCAGATCCTGCACTCACTCATGCCTTATTTTGATACCAAAAAGTTAGAATCCACAGAGATTTACTGAACTGAGACCTATGTTCTCATTAATTTTAGCTGCAAAATCATCTATAAACTGCTAAACACTAGGCTCTCTAAAGTCTATCACAAGATTGTGTCCCCCAACCAAGCAGGTTTCTTGAAAGGCAGATCAATCTCAGACAATATCATTCTTACTCAAGAAATGGTACACAATATTAAGAAAGACAATATTAACTGTAATGTGGTGCTCAAGCTTGATATGACCAAAGCATTTGACAGAGTAGACTGGAAGTATATATGCCAGGCAATGAGGAAATTTGGTTTTTCTGAATATTGGGTTGACATGATATGGAGGCTCCTATCCAATAATTGGTATTCCATCAATATAAATGGACTAACACATGGCTTTTTCAATTCTGGTAGGGGTATTAAACAAGGGGACCCTATCTCCCCCTCCTTATTCATTATTCCTTCTGAATTTCTCTCTATTCTAATGGACCAACTTAAAAATGAAAGCTTCATCCCTTACTATCTCAACAGAGGCTGTCCTATTATTACCCAACTCAATTTTACAGATGACACTATTTTGTTTACTTCAGGAGACCCCCTATCTATTATTGCTATGATGAACAAATTGACTCTATATAAAGAATGTTCAGGACAGCTCATTAACAAGAGTAAATCTTGTTTTCTGGTGGGGCTTGATACTTCCCCTTTCATCATTGAAGACATAAAGCATTTGATAGGTTTCAATCACTCTCACTTCCCATTTACCTATCTAGGAGCTCCTATCtatatttggaagaaaaaaagtaatttattttgagAAATTGTCTCTAAAATTGCCCATACGATGCAAGGTTGGCAAGGAAAATGTTATCTCATGCTGGCAGAGCTGTTCTCATTAAAGCTGTCCTCCAATCCATCCTTATCCATATTATGTCTATCATTCAGCTTCCAAAAACACCATGAAGCACACCGAAATGCTAATGGCCAACTTTTTCTAGACTGACCTTGCTGGAAAGGAAAAAATACATTGGATTGCTTGGAAGAAACTTAGCCTTCCTACTAGTGAAGGAGGACTAGGTTTCAGATCAATACAAGACAACTCACAAGCCTTTAGTGCCAAGATGTGGAACTTCAGAACTAGTAACAGTATCTAGAGACAATTTCTTGAAGCTAAGTACTGCCCCAGAGCTCATCTTGTTCACAAAAAATGGGCCCCCGGCAATCACATGTATAGAAATGACTTCTTAACTTGAGAGAAACAAGTGAGAAATACATCCTGTGAAATTTTGCAAATGGAGATATTTCTTTCTGGTGGGATAATTGGATAGGCAATGGTCCTCTAGCTCAACCGCTCCCAATTGCTTATAGATCCAAGAAGATCAAAATCTCTTATTTCATCCTTAACAGAGAGTGGAACTTAACCAAGCTTCACAATATTCTCCCTGATCAGGTGGTTCATCAGATAAGCGATATTATTAttcacaataacagggaggaatTTCCTATTTGGACTCCTAGCACTCAAGGGAAGTTCACTACTAAATCTGCATGGCAAATCCTGAGAAGAACCAGAAACAACTCATTCGCTGCTGCCAACATTTGGCATTCAAGACTGCCTTTCAAAACTTCCTTCTTCATATTGAAGTTTCTAAGAATGAGATTGCCTACTGATGTTGCTCttgaaaagtatgatgttcatGGACCCTCCAGATGCTTATGCTGCAAAGAAGGTCAACTTGAAAATATTGATCATTTATTCAGGCAAGGAGAGCTGGCTAACTTTGTTTGGGATTTCTTCTCAAACTCTTATGCTATTCCTATGAGATAGGGCAGAATCAGAGATACTTTGATGACTTGGTGGCTTAGTATCACCAAAAACAAAGTGCATGCAACTCTCATTCAATGTTTGCCCTCTATCATTTGTTGGATGATTTGGAAAGCTAGGTGCAACCACAAATTTGATGACATCAAAATTACTACCAGTGGGGTTATTTATTAAGTCATTCACTTCTTTAAAATGTTGATCACTGCCTAGTATCCTACTATCCATCTTCCTCAGGAATAGACTCAGATCTCCCTTTATATTGAAAATCTCAAGCCTAGAATCAACATCAAATGTCTCAGATGGAATTCTCTTAGCGCCAGTAGATTCAAACTCAACCCTGATGGTTGCAGTAAAGGTAATCCTCGTAATGTTAGTGGAAGGGGTATTCTTAGAGATGCTACTGGCTACATGATCATGGCATTCCAACGTTTATGGCCATTGCTCCAACAATATTGCTGAAGCAAAGGCCATTCTCTATGGACTTCAATGGTGCATCAACAATGGCTGctatgatgttgatgttgaatcaGACTCtcaaatcatcatcaacatgaTCAATCGCACCACTAATACCACTTGGCAAATCAACCATATCATCAATGACATCAACTCCTTGAAGATGCAAGGAAATCTCAACTTCCAACACTGCTATAAGGAAATAAACAACATTGCCGATAGCCTGGCCAATTTAGGTGAAAGCACAAGGCGGAATACAATCTTCACACAGGATTTGACTCTTCCTTTGAGAATTAAAAACTGGTTGAAGAATGACATTCTCAATTATCCAACCTTCAGAATACGTGCTCAGAAGAAGAACTTTACCTTTGATCATGGCTAAATCATCTTGCTACTATAGTAGCACAGGCATTTGTCCAACAACAACCATGCTTTTACAGCTTTCTGCACTTCCTTATTTACTAGCTTCAATATAGGGAGAATCTTGTACAAGGATGAACTCTTCATCCTTCTTTATCTCTCAGGGTGACATTGATAAATGCCTCCACCCACATTTTGTAACTGTAACTTATGTTACCACTTTTGAAGTAAATAAAATGACCAGGACTGAGGCCTAATCCCACCATAATGGTGgttgaattataaattaaaaaaaaaaaaaaggaaagttacACAAATAGCCCGTCAAAGTATTGAACTTGTGCAATATATAGGCACGAACAGAGAGAAAAAGCCAGCTCAATTTTCCCAAGTTTAGCTTTCTGTAATGGTCGGATGAACTCCAAATACAATATGTTATGTATTGTATTTTTTAACTCAATTGTTAAGGGCTGTGTTTGAAGTAAGACTTGTAGAGATGTACATTTTTCCGttaaaaggaaacaaaaaggCAATGAAAAAAGGACCAgccattttgttttctttttataatcaCGGCGTTTGTCGATGTAAGTTTACATACCACTAGTATATGTTCTGGTAACTATGTCTACCAGAACTTAAACAGATAAATAGAAATTACCTAGTGCTTTTGCCTACACTGATTTAAACTTGAGATCACATAAACTTTCAACTTACTTTGAATACTAGGTAGGCATTTTAGGATTTGAGGgtcaaatttgatttgaaatcagcgtttgtttatgaaatttgaacaaaacttcaacttcaacttcaatttcaaattccaaattctcGAGAAAGTAGaatttcaattttcaagttgtgatttcaattttttaactatgtaaaacttgacccataaatttatatgacccatcattttaattttttttatttacctaAAAAGAGCCATGCTCGTCGTGAACAGATTGTCTGAACGAtatgggaggattatattaaagaataattAGTTACTACTTAATTTATTAGATCATTGgatctttgtaaaattatgtgCATTTGAAAGTTTGTAATCGCAGACATTTGTTTATAACAAGAACATGGAGATACATGAATTATTAATGCGACACCTTAGGTTATTTTGATATCTtgtttatgaactatgatttagtcATTTGgtaaaattatgaaatttagAGCCGTTAGATTGGCTTATTTTTAAGTACTTTAAGCCAAAACCAGTTTTAAGACCTTTTGTAGTGTTTGAGTAAAGCAGAAGAGtgtttttaagcactttttaagccaaaataacaaaattaagaCTACCCGATTTTTACTCTCTCACGTTTGATGATCCATTCCATATCTTAACGATATTATTATCTACTATTTATTTGCACAAGAGAGCTATAAAATTAACGTTGTTACTCATGTCCTTGGACGACCAAGGGCACTTCCGTAATTGTAACTGTGATAAGACCCACTGATAATGGTACACCTGTGGGCCTTTTAAGTCATCACGTGGTATTACCAAAATTGCTTCTTGCCTCTCTCATTTGACACACTCCAAGATTCTAGAACGATCTGCCATGTGAACCCACCACCAAAACTCCGGCAATAGCTATCTGAAATCAAACTATCGCCTCCTCTGTTTCCCACCGAAGCTCTATCAGAAAAACCCAGCAACTAATTCATCGTTGATGCCGCCGTGAATCACCGCTGACCACCGTCCACCGAATCACCACCCAGTAATCACCCATCTCAATCATATCTTTGAAACGGAGCTTCTTCCATTAATTTTGCCTTTTGCTTAATATTTGTGGGTTGCAACTGGATTCCACCTTTTCACACTCCTCCCCGACTTGCCCATtgatccttcttcttttgttggCCTCTGTTCTTatcttctttttcaattttgtaTCTTTGTTCGCTCTATGTCTAGGCTCGCCTTCTTACGATCACATCTGTGTTTCCGCCCTCTCACCACCTGCTTTCGGAAAGCATTTATTTTATTCCCATGTTCCTATTGGATTTATCGATTGCAGGTGAgctttggttttaaattttttgctgTTCTTATTGATTGGatatttcttttcaattttcgttgttggtttggtatttgggttttaATCATGTTGCATGCAGCGGCTTGTAATTGTTGGTTGTTGCCACTTATGCTACATAAGAAAAAGTAGTTCCAAAGACGAGACAAAGCCCAAAGAAGCAGAAGAGGCTTCATATAGCAAAAATGAAGTGCCGGATAATTGATATGTATTTCTACTGCAGGTATCTCCAAGTTTTATGTTTCAAGTGTATACTGTCAGTGTAATTTAACATGTTATAAACTTGTGTGATTATGAGAAGCTTAGAAAGTATCTAATAAGAAAATTTCCTTCAGGCAAGGAAAATTATTGTCAGCCTACTAAAGACATTCATAAAGGAGAGGAGCTTTCAAGCAAACTCAACACAATATGCTTGGTTACCTGATGAATGAAGAAGCAAATAGGTACAAATTAACAAATGATGAGATGATTGATTTAATCATAACCATTTTGTACTGTTTCCACTACTTCTGTGATGGCTGTCAAATATCTTCATGATCATCCAAAAGTTCTTGAAGAACAAAGAGTGAGTCCAAAGTCAGAGAGTGGTTAAATAACTACATTGCTGTTTGAATCATTTGTAATTTATAACCTTGATTTGTAATTCTGCAGAAAGAACACATGGCaattagagaaaagaaaaagcatgAGGATCCTATTGATTACAATGATTACAAGGCGATGCGGTTCACACGTGCGATAAGTTCTATATTATTTTGCTTCCTTGTGTACACTGATAGtacatttatttttcttcacagaATCAGGTGACTAAAAGATACCAAAAAGAGTAAATTAGATACTTTATTAACACGTTAAAATTACGTTGAGTAAAAATTTATTACTACATTATTAGTCTATATGAGATAAATCATTAATTTAGATGGAACAGTTTGTCAACTGCAAGGTCGCATACTGAATCTATATATTTTTGCTGGTGCAGTTGATTTTAGAGACCTCCAGGTAAGCAACAATAGTAAATGGGGTTCTGATAAAAACCACTCAagattttgaaataaatggtAAGTAAGTTTGGGGAAAATCTCATGcatattttgtttaaattttatgCACAGTCAatgtaaagattttttttctacTATCATGTTATCCAAAgaatactttaaaaataaagcagcagttaacttattatAACAGGTAAAGGTAAAGATGACCTGatgttataaatttttttacacttcacatatatataacttaaacttattgtatatttgtatgctTTGAGTGATTGCTGTAATTATGGGCATCAGATGCAGGGACAATATATTTCTCATTTAGACTCATTAAAATCTTTAATATAATAATAGATGTATACTATATGATATTGAGAAATTTGTATGTGTATAAGCTTGCTGAActatttcattattttgtcGGAGAATTTACCTCCGAGACTTCATAGTGGTGTTCCCGCAACCTATTAGTACTTTTGTTCTAATAGGATGATTTCTGGTATGAATGAGTGTGATTTTGGCGATTATGCCTTTGGTAGTCTGCAAAATGTTTCACACACATGCAATGATGCCATATCTGAAGCAAATAACATTGTTTGtgaatatttaaataattatgACGTGGTTTTTAACGTGTGTTATCTATAGTGGAACAATAGCGATTTAGGGAAATGGTAATTTTTTCCGTTTACTCAACTTCTTAAATTTGTGTTTCTGCTAGAAGTGAATGGTATTTTCCCCTGAGCAATATACTAACATGAATGTAGGTGTTGATGTGTATTTGAGCTAAGAAAGGCACTTATTTTAACCTTCCAAAGGTTCAGAAAGCCACCACTCATGCATATAGCCAACTGCCTTATAATCATCTGGATGTTCGGAAAGCCGCCACTCATGCATATAGCCAACTTGCTTATAGCTGGATGATGTGCAGCATGTAAGTCTGCTTTATATCGAAGTCCACATCGAACCATAAACACACATAATAACTAAGTAAACCTATGATGTATTATCATTTCGCTAGAAAATTGAAACCTGCAATGAACATGCAGGTTATAACTGATGAATTGTTACTTCTGTGGCAGTGTTCTGAATTACTGTGATGcagataggaagattcatatTCTTACATTACTAGAACGACTCCAGAACCACATTCTTATTTCAATTTTCAGGTGAAGATTCTAAATTCGACAACAATCCATAATTTTGTTCATCTTTTGGTACCAAAGTCAATAGTCTTAATACAATTGATCTGCAATTAtctgttttattatttatatagtgCTACCCTTCTCCATCTCTTGTATAATTGCATGTCACACACCCTCCTGCACCACCAATCTTCATTTGCTTTTTCTCAAGcatagttcccttcccattctTTTGAGCAGTTATACATAGAGGAAGCTTCAATGAAGAAGCATAGGCGTTAAGTAAAGCTATGTGGTTGCCTACTTGTGCGTCTTTTTAAGTTTAGTGCCTAATGGATATCACTAACTTTTAATCTGTCTGGAAGAATCTGACGTAGTAAAAAGATGGAGTTTTGTCATAGAAACGTGATGTTAAGACTAAAAAAATGAAGCATTAAAACGCCATCTTCTAAGCCTATGAGATTTGAAAGTTTCAGATTATCCCTTATAGCTTTTCCACTGCATATGGCATGATTTACTTTATACATTAGATTACTGTCATGTTTAGATAGGGTCAGAACAAGAGGCTAACAAACTGATAAAAAAACATCTCATATATCAGCTCTCTTATTCGTTAAACAATGTGAGATGCATTAACATTTATATCTTGATTTGCCTATGCATCTTCTCATTTGTAGGTggatatatttttgttttatgttCTTTCTATATTTTGATAGGAGGCAAAGATTTTGATTAAACTCCCTTTACAGATGCCAATTATTGGAACCTTTTATTACTTCTTGGTGACACGTGTTGTGATACTTCTATTTGTGGGTTACAACTGGATTCCACCGTTTCACTGATTTTCCACTCCTCCCAGATTATTGTATAGTGTTTACTGCGAATGTACTTTTCTTAGTTGATGCagatatgattttctttttcctttttattctttttgttttaagCTTTCAacttatatttattttccttgtgAAATTCATTTTCacttatgattatgaatgcTTCGAGTACATTGATACTGAGGCTAAGAGAGAACAAACCTTTTGTGGTTAAGAAAACTGGAAAAGTTTATAGTTTGACTTGTGCTCTTATCCAAAGTAATAGGGTTCTTTATCTTTCCAAAGCACTAAGTGGATTACTCAAATGTCATCCGCTTTGTCACATGTACGATCATGATTTTAAGTATCCTTCAATGATTCGCAGGAAGGCAAGCAAAAATATTGATGCTTTGATTGATGTATCTCTGTATTATGAGGAGATCGATGTATCTCTGTACTTACTTATATTCTAAATTCGGTAAGAGGTATAGAAACTAACCTCAATTTCTATTTCAGCTTAATTAAACCAGTACCAGAGTCAGGATGCTTCAAGGAAGAAAACAAGGAAATAGACAAGTCATTCTATGAGGTAATAAACTTTtaagtttttcagttttttttaatACAGTTCACAGACAAAGATGTTCTCAAGATAAATAAAGAATAGACAACAACAAGCTGAGTACAATTCATTTTAATAGACATAGTTGTTCCTTTTGAACTAACTGCAGATCAGCAGTTTTAGATCATATAGTATCAGAAGTGTTACTTTGTTGAAACAGTCTCTCTACCCGACaaaggtagggataaggtcctgtgtacatcctaccctccccagaccccacttgttggactacactgggtatgttgtcgTTACTTTAGGTATTATTTGTTTAGCACATTAGATTCAGTGTCTCGATAATGGTTAAGATAATGAATATGTCAATTTATATGTGCTTATTATAGAGGTTTAAGGGCACTAATAAAGCAGAGAATATTTACCTTTTTTTGGGCTTACTACATGATTGCTACTTCTAATGAAAACCGTTAGTTTTTATACATCAGGCAAAGAAAAAAGTACGAAATATGACCAATTTAAACGCTCTTTTTCCCCTGATTGAGTCCTTTATTACTGTAGGTGCTTTCTTATTGTTGTTTTTCCTGACATCAATAATACTTGCttattcacaatttttttttactatttctATACTTCTATTGCCTCTCATTTATAGATTCATTCATTTGCACTGTATTTGTTATTTGGTAAATTATTTCACTGTGAAATTTTATACAGTTAATATACCCAATGTCATTAGCAATATGTCTGAAAGTTGAACTTGATATAATAATACAATGcgcaatatcacatcatgatCAATTACAATTATTGATCTCCACTACTTTGCACTTTCattacttataatattttttactgGTAGGAGTGCAACAAAGGAGGTGCACCAACTAATAAAGAGAAAAGATAGAGGGAATTGCAGATctcaaagagaaaaaaacaCTTTCTTATATGCTAGCAAGCTAAGATACATATGATGTTGTTGCAATCAAAGGTTCACAActaggaaaaagaagaagaaatctgTTCTTTGCTAAATTAGCCTAAAAGTGTTTGACTGatgctaggcataaatcacaaaGAGGTGATTTGCCCTATTTGAAGGTATAGAAAGCAGAGACTCTTACAGTTACGTATTTGCTTGTCAGAAAGCTAATTTGTATTTACAGCTGAAACTAAACATCAAAATTGTAATTTTACTTTATCTTTTCACAGCATAGTCACATTatcagttactattcatggTGGATCCTTTCATGAATGATCAGTCTTGAAGACGTTTGTGTGTCAGTAATGGAGGGACGATTTATTgagggaggaggaggaggaagggATAGTGAAAGATTTATATGAAGATGGAAGACCATTGCATTCTATCAAGTGGCCAGGTACTGATGCTTGAATATTGCAGAGGCTCCAGTGTACACTTGCCTCTTATAATTTTTCAAGTAAGATTAGTACGTTATTGTGATTTTACTGGTAGTAGGTTAAGAAGTTCAATAAGTGTGaataaattaaatgaattaCTAAAACCCCTTCACATTCTTGGTGCTGG contains these protein-coding regions:
- the LOC132068202 gene encoding uncharacterized protein LOC132068202 isoform X3, whose translation is MLGYLMNEEANRKNTWQLEKRKSMRILLITMITRRCGSHLILETSSVLNYCDADRKIHILTLLERLQNHILISIFSLIKPVPESGCFKEENKEIDKSFYEECNKGGAPTNKEKR
- the LOC132068202 gene encoding uncharacterized protein LOC132068202 isoform X1 codes for the protein MLGYLMNEEANRKNTWQLEKRKSMRILLITMITRRCGSHLILETSSVLNYCDADRKIHILTLLERLQNHILISIFSLIKPVPESGCFKEENKEIDKSFYEDLMEVLQAPARKYLFSRKETTSPSLTTCQIYKSRGIVSNFGWKNNDLARINS
- the LOC132068202 gene encoding uncharacterized protein LOC132068202 isoform X4, which gives rise to MLGYLMNEEANRKNTWQLEKRKSMRILLITMITRRCGSHLILETSSVLNYCDADRKIHILTLLERLQNHILISIFSLIKPVPESGCFKEENKEIDKSFYEHSHIISYYSWWILS
- the LOC132068202 gene encoding uncharacterized protein LOC132068202 isoform X2, coding for MIIQKFLKNKEKNTWQLEKRKSMRILLITMITRRCGSHLILETSSVLNYCDADRKIHILTLLERLQNHILISIFSLIKPVPESGCFKEENKEIDKSFYEDLMEVLQAPARKYLFSRKETTSPSLTTCQIYKSRGIVSNFGWKNNDLARINS